Part of the Tolypothrix sp. PCC 7910 genome, TTCTGGTCTTCCGCCTGGTTGGGGACGAATCAAATTTGTGCCCAAATAGCCAAAATAGGTTTTGGCAGCACCGATAATTTCTTTCATCCAAATCTCGTAATCTTGTTCGCATCCTGGCTTGACCAGTTGTGAAATGACTACGGTGACAAATTGTTCTTCTTGTTGTATTTGCATTTTCAACCCAAGGGATAACCAACTTTTCCGACTTCCAAACGCACAACATTTGCTGGTACAACCCCTGTGGGTGGAGGTAAAAACATTCCACCGTTCATCACCACATAGATGGCGTTGCTGTCGCTTTCTTGCTGACCAAAAGCGACAGCTGTACTACCAATTACACCCTGTTCGGCTTGAGCAATGATGGTTGTACTCCCATCTGGTGAAATCCGCACAACGCTGTTATATATGTGCGTTGCTCCGTAAAGGTTACCTTCTACGTCAAAGGCAAAATCATCAATATTGGTCTGTTGCACAAAGATTTCTGGTTCACCTGGTTGATTTGCAGCAGTAATTGGAATCCGCAACAGCAACATTCTTTCTGTATTAGAAACATAGAGGTCATTGCCAAACCGCTTCAAACCATTAGCAGCCGGAATAATATTTTCGGGGTTGCTGCGCGCTAGCAAAGGATGTTCTAGCCAAATTGAGCTGCTAGGTTGGGCAATATCTACTAACCAAATTGCACCTCGATAGGAATCGGCAGTTAAATACTGAGTCCCAGAAAGAGGGGTGATGCCGTTGAGAAATATGGCATCTGGCATATTTAGCAAGGTTTCCACCTTACCATCTACAGTCACTAATGAAACTACTGATATAGAATCTGCATTCCATCCAGTTGTGACTAAATCTGCATTTGGCGTAAAAGCTAGACCACTGACTTTACCTTCAAGGCTAGCATGAATCTGCTGATTGCCATTTGGTGTAATGCGAACAATGGTACCAATTTCGTGATTACTTACAAATATTGTGCCATCAGATGCGA contains:
- a CDS encoding SMP-30/gluconolactonase/LRE family protein; protein product: MEHSAGLPPIYADTPIELAPAKVITSFSTNTFLENIAIASDGTIFVSNHEIGTIVRITPNGNQQIHASLEGKVSGLAFTPNADLVTTGWNADSISVVSLVTVDGKVETLLNMPDAIFLNGITPLSGTQYLTADSYRGAIWLVDIAQPSSSIWLEHPLLARSNPENIIPAANGLKRFGNDLYVSNTERMLLLRIPITAANQPGEPEIFVQQTNIDDFAFDVEGNLYGATHIYNSVVRISPDGSTTIIAQAEQGVIGSTAVAFGQQESDSNAIYVVMNGGMFLPPPTGVVPANVVRLEVGKVGYPLG